In Oryza sativa Japonica Group chromosome 2, ASM3414082v1, the following are encoded in one genomic region:
- the LOC107276183 gene encoding uncharacterized protein has protein sequence MSLVVRWLGAARRPGAEVVSKIAGRRHHLTTTAAAAAPSSAAVAVLPEAARRVSAASLLEELNAFPEMSLVVRWLGAARRPGAEVVSKIAGRRHHLTTTAAADSNLPSQAPGRLVNRGGAQVIGAGDFFGWESNDCGCLADLAPFPHRGAPFPRRRCGAASPSLPWWFAAEQVRFGVGDPFESDDGGILPDLAAFLRRRRRCAHSRRIFEFESTHHGFGKSNNGMSGGFRFMLDDTDKRFRHVRARRNRWQQLVIRKMFSSSGKRSSSTSRQQTPSPTSLPAAIPSQPAAAISSSSSETNSSSEQEKGASSSACYIDESFGNQEIIDAETYVKANPMLVKANVLGSAKTFWRMSDIAVRLIRRLARILKILHEQKRYLLAPLSVQNLVIVSGELKLRNVTLADDDFSFDRIKCDYQYMSVVLEELIMLSVGQNGLSNIPPDFGKYLGLLKGLVKPDDEFLITNHASLLPMANRTDAFMMMYNHIMGYLGRKDPKKKIYILSHLKYDTDWLRTASGNSEIGKWLWRRRYGQTVKEFLHLNRNIRSHPYEHSEEKIEEALYGEWPELLVEMQEKLHKEGELQNTEMESKFGQQ, from the exons ATGTCCCTAGTGGTCCGGTGGctcggcgccgctcgccgcccggGAGCGGAGGTCGTCTCCAAAATTGcggggcgccgccaccacctcaccaccaccgccgccgccgcggctccctcctccgctgccgTGGCGGTTCTaccggaggcggcgcggcgagtCTCCGCGGCTTCCCTCCTCGAGGAGTTAAACGCCTTCCCGGAGATGTCCCTAGTGGTCCGGTGGctcggcgccgctcgccgcccggGAGCGGAGGTCGTCTCCAAAATTGcggggcgccgccaccacctcaccaccaccgccgccgccgactcgaaCCTTCCAAGTCAAGCGCCCGGACGACTCGTCAATCGGGGGGGTGCTCAAGTGATCGGCGCGGGCGACTTCTTCGGCTGGGAGAGCAATGATTGCGGCTGCCTCGCCGACCTCGCGCCGTTCCCTCACCGCGGCGCGCCgttccctcgccgccgctgcggtgCTGCATCGCCTTCTCTTCCCTGGTGGTTCGCGGCAGAGCAGGTGCGCTTCGGCGTGGGCGACCCCTTCGAGAGCGATGATGGCGGCATACTCCCCGATCTCGCGGCAtttcttcgtcgccgccgccgctgcgcccaCAGCAGAAGAATCTTCGAATTCGAGAGCACCCACCACGGCTTTGGCAAGAGCAACAATGGCATGAGCGGCGGTTTTCGTTTTATGTTGGATGACACCGACAAGAGGTTTCGCCATGTCCGAGCTCGGAGAAATCGGTGGCAACAGCTGGTGATAAGGAAGATGTTCTCAAGTTCAGGGAAGCGCAGCTCGTCGACTTCAAGGCAACAGACGCCTTCGCCGACCTCTTTACCAGCGGCCATCCCCAGCCAACCAGCAGCGGCgatttcttcctcttcatctgAGACTAATTCATCCAGTGAGCAGGAAAAAGGGGCTTCCTCGTCAGCATGCTACATTGATGAATCATTCGGTAATCAGGAGATAATTGACGCTGAGACTTATGTCAAGGCAAATCCTATGCTTGTTAAGGCGAATGTACTGGGCTCAGCGAAGACATTCTGGAGAATGTCGGATATAGCAGTGAGACTCATTCGGCGACTTGCGAGGATTCTGAAAATTCTGCACGAACAGAAGCGTTATCTCCTGGCCCCGCTCTCAGTGCAAAATCTAGTAATTGTCTCGGGTGAACTTAAGCTCAGGAATGTCACCCTTGCAGATGATGATTTCAGTTTTGATCGGATTAAATGTGATTATCAGTATATGTCCGTTGTGCTGGAAGAGTTGATCATGTTATCTGTCGGACAAAATGGATTGTCCAATATCCCTCCTGATTTTGGCAAATACTTGGGTTTGCTTAAAGGACTAGTCAAACCTGATGACGAATTTCTGATAACCAACCATGCTTCGTTATTGCCCATGGCAAACAG GACGGATGCATTTATGATGATGTACAATCATATTATGGGCTATCTTGGCCGCAAAGATCCTAAAAAGAAGATATACATTCTATCACACCTGAAGTATGACACAGACTGGCTTCGCACAGCGTCAGGAAACAGTGAGATAGGGAAATGGCTTTGGCGCCGGAGATACGGCCAGACTGTTAAGGAGTTTCTGCACTTAAATCGGAATATCAGGTCCCATCCATATGAACATTCCGAGGAAAAGATCGAAGAAGCTCTATACGGTGAATGGCCGGAACTGCTAGTTGAAATGCAAGAAAAACTGCACAAAGAGGGTGAATTACAAAACACTGAGATGGAGTCGAAATTTGGGCAGCAGTGA
- the LOC4328244 gene encoding protein REPRESSOR OF SILENCING 3, with protein sequence MAAAAVEEGGGGGAVARIFVGGISEGVAAADLEAMFASVGRVAGVEFVRTNGRSFAYVDFHCPSDKALAKLFSTYNGCKWKGGKLRLEKAKEHYLTRLKREWEQEAAAAQEMPASADVESKKEKLELNKAVLDSTKINIYFPKLRKVKALPFKGTGKHKYSFRHIEVPSYPIHFCDCEEHCGPPEAANDEYASVLDAAAYEKERSIMNSVMSKLFEKENDHLDSMEIQNHGVDFDAAEPSNARNELQMDKREETSEEDLDDQMEETEDPSEEELDDLVLNIVTCKPKSSVAQLNSEKQAADKDSRFRKRQQFEESSLQKRHKSSDFSETRNRKQSFPAISGAIQNEQKSSDLSGKGTHEFSSELDGDKSSASVQDVEALADSSTRNGSEQNSLASEPKRVSLWTQKSAWRDLVGGMGSASFSLSQILPNTNPAPPKVSNATEASASHAESRTKVKPSGKSLKPSEAATQLLPEQKMPTSSMAMLSSERKENNKLEKERVVPKITIGEVCPFMRNSESEKQWSKAKKVLTGFIKKGNESTGSNVGKGKPSTRR encoded by the exons atggcggcggcggcggtggaggagggaggcggcggtggtgccgtGGCGCGGATCTTCGTGGGTGGTATTTCGGAGGGCGTGGCGGCCGCCGACCTGGAGGCCATGTTCGCCTCCGtcggccgcgtcgccggcgtcgagtTCGTGCGCACCAACGGCCGCAGCTTCGCCTACGTCGACTTCCACTGCCCCTCCGACAAGGCTCTCGCCAAGCTCTTCTCCACC TACAATGGGTGTAAGTGGAAAGGGGGAAAACTTAGGCTGGAGAAGGCTAAGGAGCACTACCTTACTCGCCTGAAGCGTGAATGGGAGCAggaagcggcagcggcgcaggaAATGCCAGCTAGTGCTGATGTGGAGAGCAAGAAGGAGAAGCTCGAGCTGAATAAGGCTGTTTTGGATAGTACGAAGATTAACATCTACTTCCCAAAACTGAGGAAG GTGAAAGCCTTGCCTTTTAAAGGCACTGGAAAGCACAAATACAGTTTCCGGCATATCGAAGTCCCTTCTTACCCAATTCATTTTTGTGACTGTGAGGAGCACTGTGGACCTCCAGAGGCAGCTAATGATGAATATGCTTCTGTTCTTGATGCTGCTGCATATGAAAAGGAGCGCAGTATTATGAATTCTGTGATGAGCAAGCTCTTTGAGAAGGAGAATGACCATTTAGATTCAATGGAAATTCAGAATCATGGTGTCGATTTTGATGCCGCGGAACCCTCTAACGCCAGGAATGAGTTGCAAATGGATAAAAGAGAAGAAACTTCTGAGGAAGATTTGGATGACCAAATGGAAGAAACAGAAGATCCTTCTGAGGAAGAATTGGATGATCTCGTGCTTAACATCGTGACTTGCAAGCCAAAAAGCTCTGTAGCACAATTGAATAGCGAAAAGCAAGCAGCGGATAAG GACTCGCGCTTCAGAAAACGTCAACAATTTGAAGAATCTTCTCTGCAGAAGAGGCATAAATCCTCTGATTTCTCTGAAACTAGAAATAGGAAACAGTCTTTCCCTGCTATATCAGGAGCCATCCAAAATGAACAAAAATCTTCAGATTTGTCAGGAAAAGGTACACATGAGTTCTCATCAGAACTCGATGGAGATAAAAGTTCTGCTAGTGTCCAAGATGTTGAAGCACTAGCAGATTCTTCTACCAGAAATGGGAGTGAACAAAATTCGCTTGCTAGTGAACCTAAAAGAGTTTCCTTGTGGACTCAGAAATCTGCCTGGAGGGATCTTGTTGGTGGCATGGGGAGTGCATCTTTCAGTCTATCACAAATATTGCCAAACACCAATCCAGCACCACCAAAAGTTTCAAATGCTACCGAGGCCTCTGCTTCACATGCTGAGTCCAGGACGAAAGTGAAACCAAGCGGGAAATCTTTGAAACCCTCGGAAGCTGCAACTCAGCTCTTGCCTGAGCAGAAGATGCCTACAAGTTCCATGGCAATGCTGTCTAGTGAGCGTAAGGAGAATAATAAGCTGGAAAAGGAGAGGGTGGTTCCAAAGATCACTATTGGTGAAGTGTGTCCGTTCATGAGAAATTCAGAGTCAGAAAAGCAATGGTCAAAGGCAAAGAAGGTTCTGACTGGTTTCATCAAGAAGGGCAATGAGAGCACTGGATCGAATGTCGGGAAAGGGAAGCCATCAACAAGGAGATAA
- the LOC133039965 gene encoding disease resistance protein, whose translation MMSSIAVAAASAGLRGLAQPIIGNLSSFASRYVGVDMAREMVDLETIILPQLNLIIASAESQPQHVNNIVQKCLQRLKVELSQAEDLLDEHEYDLLKHRMKQKKLSVFSVHGQCQGPISNPFIWVLSNISSLSPHNTKMLNHLKEVKSILEKAKNFLGVLSVATQVSADTAGSRVIQDTTTFREEKVFGRDKDRDSIINLLFDPAMVGGGNSNIKGYSSIAIVGAGGAGKTTLLQYICSDDRVQNNFHVIWVCMSHKLDIRKHTTEVIESLATEETPKIQNLDTLQRKLKNLLLEKREKELLLVLDDVWFEQRHHSEWEQFLAPLISAEFNKGIRILVSSRSKELPSVLNCRKTVSLEDIEENDFLTFFRYYSLGHVLIGNEELEEELQGIGDDIAKKLRRSPLEAKAVASRLSRMLDVEIWKHARDSKQLDGNIMENLLWSYQRLDPQVQRCFLYCSIFPKGYMFHIDEIILLWEAEGFVSSNGRSERAEGITRQYFYELSLSGFFGKQSHGKDSHVGYRMHDLFHDLAENLSIDDGYRIETEENTEIPQFVRHISISVPSLERHAASICKLEQLHTLIFFNPVADIGKFLKPMLKKLKKLRVLSLCFFSSYTLPKHIGKLKHLRYLNLERTSISKLPKSSCKLYHLLVLKMNKKVPKTLPKKANNLISLRRINGPLKDVCNVGMLTSLEDMKEFQVKKEKGYEIGQLGSLTKLRGHLHIMNLENVQNRNAAKDAKLQEKANLDALRLVWNHDTYKNNNVDLEVLEGLEPSSRLNELAIEGYRSTSYPKWLSGCSQSLRSLELLNCTFLENLPSNLQCFARCRSLALLNLTGLKRLSPLPENLTSLKFGGCSSLCFISKEEEEHGVNPAREKALQPLTSSTELETLTEILRLDGSELEQFQACFQELQYPVSTISARRRDVAQLVLPLTLRRLELSSCNITDQALSECLRSLTSLKDLALLHITTLSALPSKQVMENLSMLSSVGITSCRSLCSVAGLGAIASLEKFAISFCPSLELSDRRILPSQLKEVTVRGCTIHDGFLHDDLPFLVNLEISKCRTPSVLQVGAWPSLKCLKLCDCLDVCFLVGLPALESLQEVQLVLPNLGADSFTGCKGNWRSLRVRTSSLLHDLSELEGFAPPMLLTIEGCQEPDFSLEGIQNLSSIIGLSFMNCKVQSISAMKDLASLETLAFFDCPLLISLPELPPSVQYLDIIGCQILEKSCRSRRGEDRRKISQIPHVVMYE comes from the coding sequence ATGATGTCCTCAATTGCTGTAGCAGCAGCTAGCGCTGGGCTACGAGGACTAGCACAGCCCATCATCGGCAATCTCAGCAGTTTTGCATCTCGCTACGTTGGAGTGGACATGGCACGTGAGATGGTAGACCTGGAGACCATCATCCTTCCCCAGCTCAACCTGATCATTGCATCTGCCGAGAGCCAACCTCAGCATGTGAATAACATAGTGCAGAAATGTCTGCAAAGACTCAAGGTAGAGCTGTCTCAAGCTGAAGACCTGCTTGATGAACATGAGTACGATCTTCTCAAACACAGGATGAAACAGAAGAAATTATCTGTGTTTTCTGTACATGGTCAGTGCCAGGGTCCTATTTCAAATCCTTTTATTTGGGTTCTCAGTAATATATCTAGCTTATCCCCTCACAACACTAAGATGTTGAATCATTTGAAAGAGGTCAAGAGCATTTTAGAAAAAGCAAAAAATTTCCTTGGTGTTCTTTCAGTTGCAACACAAGTGAGTGCTGACACTGCAGGAAGCAGGGTTATTCAAGACACAACAACCTTTCGTGAGGAAAAGGTTTTTGGACGTGACAAAGATCGAGATTCTATAATCAACCTCTTATTTGATCCTGCCATGGTTGGAGGAggaaattccaatataaaaggcTACAGTAGCATCGCAATTGTTGGAGCTGGAGGCGCAGGTAAAACTACTCTTTTGCAATATATCTGCTCTGATGATAGAGTACAGAACAATTTCCATGTTATTTGGGTATGTATGTCACACAAGCTTGATATTCGCAAGCATACGACAGAGGTTATTGAGTCTCTGGCCACTGAGGAAACTCCTAAGATACAAAATCTCGATACTCTTCAAAGAAAACTCAAGAATTTGCTCCtggaaaaaagggaaaaggaaTTATTACTTGTACTGGATGATGTTTGGTTTGAACAAAGGCACCATAGTGAGTGGGAACAATTTCTGGCACCACTCATCTCGGCTGAATTTAACAAGGGCATCAGGATTCTTGTTTCTAGTCGTTCCAAAGAACTTCCTTCAGTTCTAAACTGCAGGAAAACAGTTTCTTTAGAGGACATAGAGGAGAATGATTTCCTAACATTTTTCAGGTACTATTCCCTTGGTCATGTCCTGATAGGGAACGAAGAACTAGAAGAGGAACTACAAGGAATCGGAGATGATATTGCCAAGAAGCTCCGACGGTCCCCTCTTGAAGCAAAAGCTGTAGCATCTCGGTTGAGCAGAATGTTAGATGTTGAAATCTGGAAGCATGCACGGGATAGCAAACAACTGGATGGGAACATAATGGAAAATCTACTGTGGAGCTACCAGCGTCTTGACCCACAGGTGCAAAGGTGCTTCTTGTACTGCAGTATATTCCCAAAAGGATACATGTTTCACATTGATGAGATTATCTTACTCTGGGAAGCAGAAGGCTTCGTGAGTTCTAATGGCCGTTCGGAGAGAGCAGAGGGAATTACCAGACAGTACTTTTACGAGCTGTCGTTATCTGGTTTTTTCGGCAAGCAATCACATGGGAAAGACAGTCATGTTGGGTATAGAATGCATGACCTCTTTCATGATTTAGCAGAAAATCTTTCTATAGATGATGGCTACAGGATAGAGACTGAAGAAAATACTGAAATACCACAATTTGTCCGGCATATATCTATCTCTGTCCCCAGTCTTGAGAGGCATGCTGCAAGCATTTGCAAGCTTGAACAGCTTCACACGCTGATCTTTTTCAACCCTGTAGCAGATATTGGCAAATTTCTCAAGCCAATGCTGAAGAAGCTGAAGAAACTCCGTGTGCTGTCCCTCTGCTTTTTCAGCAGTTACACACTACCAAAGCACATAGGCAAGTTGAAGCATCTCAGATACTTGAATCTGGAAAGGACGTCCATTTCCAAGTTGCCAAAATCTTCGTGCAAACTATACCACTTGCTAGTACTCAAAATGAACAAAAAGGTGCCCAAAACATTGCCAAAGAAAGCAAACAATCTCATCAGTTTGAGGCGCATCAACGGCCCTTTGAAAGACGTATGTAATGTCGGGATGCTTACTTCTCTTGAAGATATGAAAGAATTCCAAGTGAAGAAAGAGAAGGGATATGAAATAGGTCAGCTAGGCAGCCTGACCAAACTTCGAGGACATCTCCATATCATGAATCTTGAGAATGTGCAAAATAGGAATGCGGCAAAGGATGCAAAGCTCCAAGAAAAAGCCAATCTTGATGCATTGCGGTTGGTGTGGAACCATGACACATACAAGAACAACAATGTTGACTTGGAGGTACTCGAGGGACTTGAGCCTTCTTCAAGACTGAATGAACTTGCAATAGAAGGTTACAGATCCACTTCATACCCAAAGTGGTTAAGCGGTTGCTCTCAAAGTTTGAGGTCTCTTGAGCTCTTGAACTGTACCTTTCTAGAGAACCTCCCATCCAATCTTCAATGCTTCGCCCGCTGCCGTAGTCTAGCTCTTCTGAATCTCACAGGGCTCAAGAGGCTGTCACCTCTCCCAGAAAATCTCACAAGTTTAAAATTCGGTGGATGCTCGTCACTCTGCTTCATTtcaaaggaggaagaagaacatgGAGTAAACCCGGCCAGGGAGAAAGCTTTGCAGCCTCTGACGAGCTCTACCGAGCTGGAAACACTTACTGAAATCCTAAGACTGGATGGGTCAGAACTGGAGCAGTTTCAGGCATGCTTCCAGGAGCTCCAGTATCCAGTAAGCACAATTTCTGCCAGACGCCGTGATGTTGCGCAACTGGTCCTGCCATTAACGCTCCGGAGGCTCGAGCTATCAAGCTGCAACATCACAGATCAGGCCTTGTCTGAATGCCTGCGAAGCCTCACCTCTCTGAAAGACCTGGCACTGTTGCATATCACCACCTTATCTGCACTCCCGTCAAAGCAGGTTATGGAGAATTTGTCCATGCTTTCATCGGTGGGCATAACTTCATGCCGGTCTCTCTGCTCCGTGGCTGGCTTGGGAGCCATTGCTTCACTTGAGAAGTTCGCAATAAGCTTCTGTCCCTCACTAGAGCTCTCGGACCGCCGCATCCTTCCCTCCCAGCTGAAGGAGGTCACGGTTCGTGGCTGCACGATCCATGATGGTTTTCTGCATGATGATCTACCATTTCTGGTCAACCTTGAGATATCCAAATGCAGAACCCCCTCGGTTCTACAAGTCGGTGCATGGCCTTCTCTCAAATGCCTGAAGCTGTGTGATTGCCTGGATGTTTGCTTCCTAGTAGGGTTACCTGCTCTGGAGTCACTCCAAGAAGTGCAGTTGGTGCTCCCAAACCTTGGAGCTGATTCTTTTACCGGATGCAAAGGGAACTGGAGATCACTCCGAGTTAGGACATCATCTCTGCTCCATGATTTGTCTGAACTAGAGGGCTTTGCGCCCCCGATGCTGCTGACAATTGAGGGTTGCCAAGAGCCAGACTTCTCGTTGGAGGGCATTCAAAATCTCTCATCAATCATCGGCCTGAGTTTCATGAACTGCAAAGTCCAATCCATTTCAGCAATGAAAGACCTCGCGTCTTTGGAGACTCTTGCCTTCTTTGACTGCCCATTGCTGATTTCATTGCCTGAACTGCCTCCATCAGTTCAATATCTGGACATAATTGGCTGCCAAATCCTGGAGAAGAGTTGCCGATCCCGTCGTGGGGAAGACCGGCGAAAGATTTCTCAGATCCCTCACGTGGTAATGTATGAGTAA
- the LOC4328243 gene encoding uncharacterized protein: MRPWLVPPPPPAWHGVVIRMLQAPAVVALAAVLAASTSPATAAAAAADPAPQEEAAAEGGAASTLCNVPPTLSGEDKQAEKIKHPKSASAMRCTSKCVSTCVLGGAGSPGVDGPFNIRRPLVVFKEDFRSRQYCLLECSDICNLIKDGEDGQ, from the exons ATGCGGCCGTGgcttgtgccgccgccgccgccggcgtggcacGGCGTGGTGATCAGGATGCTGCaggcgccggcggtggtggcgctggccgccgtgctcgcggcgtcgacgtcgccagcgacggcggcggcggctgctgctgatCCGGCTccgcaggaggaggcggcggcggagggcggcgcggcgagcacgCTGTGCAACGTGCCGCCGACGCTGTCGGGGgaggacaagcaggcggagaaGATAAAGCACCCAAAGTCGGCGAGCGCCATGCGGTGCACCTCCAAGTGCGTCAGCACCTgcgtcctcggcggcgccggctcgcCCGGCGTCGACGGCCCCTTCAACATCAGGAG ACCACTGGTGGTGTTCAAGGAGGATTTTCGCAGCCGTCAGTACTG CCTTCTGGAATGCTCGGACATCTGCAACCTAATCAAGGACGGAGAAGATGGCCAATGA
- the LOC4328242 gene encoding leucine-rich repeat extensin-like protein 7, with amino-acid sequence MISRGHAAAAWALLLLLLGAAVAQHEGNVSEEYAASFASRYDAPPSWAFPNPRLRAAYAALQAWKQTAIFSDPSNFTASWVGANVCAYNGVYCAPSPGYGGGGGGGLVVAGIDLNHADIAGYLPASLPLGLPDLALIHLNSNRFCGVVPDTFRRLRLLHELDLSNNRFVGAFPEVVLALPSLRYLDLRFNDFEGSIPPALFDRPLDAIFLNSNRLRNPIPANLGNSPASVVVLAHNNLGGCIPPSIGKMADTLNEIVLIADELTGCVPTQVGLLRKVTVFDVSDNHLQGPIPASVAGMAAVEQLDVARNLFEGAVPAGVCGLASLKNFTYTDNFITSRPGCGVATADGVWNCIPGAPGQRPPSQCAAAAAHPFDCSKAQCQAASYTPTPGGSPGRGGQGPPAPVSSPPRRRGPYPQPPSSSPTPSYPSPSSSYPAPPGSNTPSYPSPPSSATTPSSHSPPGGSSSTTPSYPSPNGGKPSTPSHPSPPGSTTPSYPSPPSSSTTPSYHSPPQGHTTPSHPSPPSSSTAPPSHSPPQSTPTHPSYPSPPVTYTPPPPTSADRPDVRFAPPPGSYGPIPSTPPSSGSPPSPSSGYQPPSGQPGASPPTQHVPGAGTPTTTPPSHSHPSTPPSPSGPSFHPPPTPHNCSPPSHGSSTGGGHGGGHPPSTSTPPGGKLPFPPVYGVSYASPPPPVKPYN; translated from the coding sequence ATGATCTCtcgcggccacgccgccgcggcgtgggcgctgctgctgctgctgctcggggcggcggtggcacagCACGAGGGCAACGTGTCGGAGGAGTACGCGGCGTCGTTCGCGTCGCGGTacgacgcgccgccgtcgtgggcGTTCCCCAACccgcgcctccgcgccgcgTACGCCGCGCTCCAGGCGTGGAAGCAGACGGCCATCTTCTCCGACCCCTCCAACTTCACCGCCAGCTGGGTCGGCGCCAACGTCTGCGCCTACAACGGCGTCTActgcgcgccgtcgcccggctacggcggcggcggaggtggaggtctcgtcgtcgccggcattGACCTCAACCACGCCGACATCGCCGGGTACCTGCCGGCGTCGCTCCCGCTGGGGCTCCCCGACCTCGCCCTCATCCACCTCAACTCCAACCGCTTCTGCGGCGTCGTGCCCGACAcgttccgccgcctccgcttgcTCCACGAGCTCGACCTCAGCAACAACCGCTTCGTCGGCGCGTTCCCGGAGGTGGTGCTCGCGCTCCCCTCGCTCCGCTACCTCGACCTCAGGTTCAACGACTTCGAGGGCTCCATCCCGCCCGCGCTGTTCGACCGCCCGCTCGACGCCATCTTCCTCAACTCCAACCGCCTCCGCAACCCCATCCCGGCCAACCTCGGCAACTCGCCGGCGAGCGTCGTCGTGCTCGCGCACAACAACCTCGGGGGATGCATCCCGCCGTCCATCGGCAAGATGGCGGACACGCTCAACGAGATCGTGCTCATCGCCGACGAGCTCACCGGCTGCGTCCCCACGCAGGTGGGGCTGCTCAGGAAGGTGACGGTGTTCGACGTCAGCGACAACCACCTGCAGGGCCCGATCCCGGCGAGCGTTGCCGGGATGGCCGCCGTCGAGCAGCTCGACGTCGCCAGGAACCTCTTCGAGGGGGCCGTGCCGGCCGGCGTCTGCGGCCTCGCCAGCCTCAAGAACTTCACCTACACGGACAACTTCATCACCTCGCGCCCGGGCTGCGGCGTGGCCACCGCCGACGGCGTGTGGAACTGCATCCCCGGCGCGCCGGGGCAGCGGCCGCCGTCGCagtgcgccgccgctgcggcgcaCCCGTTCGACTGCAGCAAGGCGCAATGCCAGGCCGCGTCCTACACCCCGACGCCCGGTGGTAGCCCTGGACGTGGTGGCCAAGGGCCACCGGCGCCGGTGAGCTCGCCGCCACGGCGCAGAGGTCCGTACCCGCAGCCGCCATCGAGCTCTCCTACCCCGTCAtacccctcgccgtcgtcgtcctacCCGGCGCCACCGGGGTCGAACACCCCGTCCTACCCGTCGCCGCCATCCAGCGCCACCACACCGTCGTCCCACTCGCCGCCGGGGGGCTCGAGCTCGACCACACCGTCCTACCCGTCGCCCAATGGTGGCAAGCCCAGTACACCGTCGCACCCCTCGCCGCCGGGATCCACCACTCCGTCCtacccctcgccgccgtcgagctccacGACCCCGTCCTACCACTCGCCGCCGCAGGGCCACACCACCCCATCACACCCGTCAccgccgtcgagctccaccgctccgccGTCCCACTCGCCGCCGCAGAGCACGCCTACTCATCCGTCCTACCCTTCGCCGCCGGTGACATACACGCCTCCTCCGCCGACCTCGGCCGACAGACCAGACGTGcggttcgcgccgccgcctggctCGTACGGCCCCATCCCCTCGACCCCTCCGTcctccggctcgccgccgtcgccttcctccgGCTACCAGCCGCCGTCGGGCCagcccggcgcgtcgccgccgacgcagcACGTGCCGGGAGCGGGGACCCCGACCACCACGCCACCATCGCACTCGCATCCATCCAccccgccatcgccatcggGGCCAAGCTtccacccgccgccgacgccgcacaactgctcgccgccgtctcacggtagcagcaccggcggcggccacggtggTGGACACCCGCCGTCGACGTCAACGCCGCCCGGCGGGAAGCTCCCGTTCCCGCCGGTGTACGGCGTGTCGtacgcgtcgccgccgccgccggtgaagcCGTACAACtag
- the LOC136355167 gene encoding guanine nucleotide-binding protein subunit gamma 2 yields the protein MRGEANGEEEQQPPRRNHLRDDAEEEEEVERRAARPVSGQQQQQQRRRPTDVGGGAAMRSVGYVGKHRLSAAIARLDQELQSLQDELNELETMEPASAACQGVITSTEGKSDPLLPVTIGPENASWERWFQRVRSSRSNKWWASKGSDFS from the exons ATGAGGGGGGAGGCGaacggggaggaggagcagcagccgccgcggcggaaTCATCTGCGGGacgacgcggaggaggaggaggaggtggagcggagggcggcgaggccggtttccggtcagcagcagcagcagcagcggcggcgaccgacggatgtggggggaggggcggcgatgAGGAGCGTGGGGTACGTCGGGAAGcaccgcctctccgccgccatcgcccgccTCGACCAGGAGCTCCAGTCGCTGCAG GATGAACTGAACGAGCTTGAAACCATGGAACCGGCATCTGCTGCATGCCAAGG AGTGATCACAAGTACAGAGGGAAAATCCGACCCGCTTCTTCCTGT CACCATTGGTCCAGAGAACGCTTCTTGGGAGAGATGGTTTCAGCGCGTGCGTAGCTCTCGCAGTAACAAATGGTGGGCATCCAAAGGCTCAGATTTTTCCTAG